The following coding sequences are from one Passer domesticus isolate bPasDom1 chromosome 11, bPasDom1.hap1, whole genome shotgun sequence window:
- the FAM168B gene encoding myelin-associated neurite-outgrowth inhibitor translates to MNPVYSPGSSGVPYANAKGIGYPAGFPMGYAAAAPAYSPNMYPGANPTFQTGYTPGTPYKVSCSPTSGAVPPYSSSPNPYQTAVYPVRSAYPQQNPYAQQGTYYTQPLYAAPPHVIHHTTVVQPNGMPATMYPAPIPPPRGNGVTMGMVAGTTMAMSAGTLLTTHSPTPVAPHPVTMPTYRAPGTPTYSYVPPQW, encoded by the exons ATGAATCCTGTGTATAGCCCTGGATCTTCTGGGGTTCCCTATGCAAATGCCAAAGGAATTGGTTATCCAG CTGGCTTCCCAATGGGCTATGCAGCGGCTGCTCCTGCCTATTCCCCCAACATGTATCCTGGAGCAAATCCTACCTTCCAGACAG GTTACACGCCAGGCACCCCGTACAAAGTGTCCTGTTCACCCACCAGTGGGGCCGTGCCGCCCTACTCGTCATCCCCCAACCCCTACCAGACTGCTGTGTACCCAGTCCGAAGTGCCTACCCCCAGCAGAACCCATATGCACAG CAAGGCACTTACTACACACAGCCTTTGTATGCAGCACCACCCCACGTAATCCACCACACCACAGTCGTGCAGCCCAATGGAATGCCAGCAACCATGTACCCTGCTCCGATCCCGCCGCCCCGGGGGAACGGGGTCACCATGGGCATGGTGGCTGGGACCACCATGGCAATGTCAGCAG GTACTTTGTTGACAACTCATTCCCCAACTCCAGTAGCCCCTCATCCAGTTACTATGCCCACGTATCGGGCTCCAGGAACACCAACCTATAGTTATGTGCCCCCTCAGTGGTGA